CCTCGTCGGGCGTCGCCCAGGCGCAGGCCGGCACCTTTTCGGCGATGCGCGAGAAGCTGCCGTACCTCCAGTCGCTGGGGATCAACTGCGTCGAGCTGATGCCGATCTTCGAGTTCGACGAGCTCGCGAACGGTCGCTGGGACGCGGAGACCCGCCGCTGGAGCAAGATGAACTACTGGGGGTACAGCACGCTCGGCTTCTTCGCACCGAAGGCCGGGCTCGCGGCCACCGGCGCGACGCGCGACGGGACGATGGTGGCCGACGAGCTGAAGAACCTGATCAAGGAGTGCCACGCAGTCGGCATCGAGGTGCTGCTGGACGTGGTCTTCAACCACACCGCGGAAGGGAACGAGAACGGCCCGACGATCGCGTACCGCGGGATCGACAACGCGACGTACTACATGCTCACGAAGGAGGGCTACTACTACAACTTCAGCGGGACCGGGAACACGCTGAACTGCAACAACCCGATCGTGCGCAACCTCGTGCTCGACGCGCTGCGCTACTGGGCGGCGTACTACCACATCGACGGCTTCCGCTTCGATCTCGCCTCGGTGCTGGGGCGCGATCCGTGGGGCGCCCCGCTGTCCAATCCGCCGCTGCTCGAGGCGCTCGCGTTCGATCCCGTCCTGGGCAAGTGCAAGCTGATCGCGGAGGCGTGGGACGCCGGCGGCCTGTACCAGGTGGGCTCTTTCCCGGCCTACGGGCGGTGGGCCGAATGGAACGGGAAGTGCCGCGACACCTTGCGCCGGTTCCTCAAGGGCGACGCGGGCCAGGCGCACGCGATGGCCGAGGTGATCCAAGGCTCGCCGGAGCTCTACTCCGGTCGCGGACCGACGGCCTCGATCAACTTCGCCACCTGCCACGACGGCTTCTGCCTGAACGACCTGGTGTCGTACGACGGCAAGCACAACGAGGCCAACGGCGAGGGCAACGACGACGGCGCGAACGACAACTTCAGCTGGAACTGCGGCTGGGAAGGCCCGAGCGACGACCCGGCGATTCTCGCGCTGCGCCGCCGGCAGATGAAGAACGCCGTCGCGGTACTGATGGTCAGTCAGGGCGTGCCGATGGTCCTGATGGGCGACGAGGTCGGACAGACGAAGTACGGCAACAACAACACCTACTG
Above is a genomic segment from Pseudomonadota bacterium containing:
- a CDS encoding alpha-amylase family glycosyl hydrolase → SSGVAQAQAGTFSAMREKLPYLQSLGINCVELMPIFEFDELANGRWDAETRRWSKMNYWGYSTLGFFAPKAGLAATGATRDGTMVADELKNLIKECHAVGIEVLLDVVFNHTAEGNENGPTIAYRGIDNATYYMLTKEGYYYNFSGTGNTLNCNNPIVRNLVLDALRYWAAYYHIDGFRFDLASVLGRDPWGAPLSNPPLLEALAFDPVLGKCKLIAEAWDAGGLYQVGSFPAYGRWAEWNGKCRDTLRRFLKGDAGQAHAMAEVIQGSPELYSGRGPTASINFATCHDGFCLNDLVSYDGKHNEANGEGNDDGANDNFSWNCGWEGPSDDPAILALRRRQMKNAVAVLMVSQGVPMVLMGDEVGQTKYGNNNTYCHDGELNWLDWSAAEHNADQLRFFRNVIAFRRAHPALRNRDHFQNRDYRGSGYADISWHGIRAWQADWDGRVLAFLLCGDHAKNGNAKDDMIYVAMNMYWDALPFELPGLPRGKSWHVSTNTSMSSPDDIHPPGKEPRLADQGSVLVGGRSVVILVGR